The sequence CCTGGTCGTCGGGGTCGACCCCCGGCTGCTCGGTGCCCACGGCCTCGGCGACCGCCGTCGGCGACACCATGAAGATGCACTTCCACGGGCAGATGTCGACACAGCCCTCGCAGAGGATGCACTCGGACTGGTCGATGTGGATGAACTGCTTCGGCTTGACCGCCTTGGACAGCCACTCCGCGTCGACCTCCTGGAGGACGTAGTCGTCGCGGAACTCCGGCATGGGCGGGTTGGCGTCGGTCCTCGCCACGTCAGCCCCTCTTCACGAGCGGCCGGCCGTAGGAGGACGTCTCGATCTCGACCGG is a genomic window of Acidimicrobiales bacterium containing:
- a CDS encoding 4Fe-4S binding protein, with protein sequence MARTDANPPMPEFRDDYVLQEVDAEWLSKAVKPKQFIHIDQSECILCEGCVDICPWKCIFMVSPTAVAEAVGTEQPGVDPDDQVIFTIDDDVCTRCALCVDRCPTGVIILGKIGAPTKEGDPHARTNAHGYAYGLRLG